The proteins below are encoded in one region of Silene latifolia isolate original U9 population chromosome 2, ASM4854445v1, whole genome shotgun sequence:
- the LOC141643948 gene encoding ethylene-responsive transcription factor ERF118-like, translated as MYSNSKNPMLTQNPFYQKPKSVATKTLRKVRVICYDPDLTDSSSDDEELSCSTKERPKKRVIQEINLPLRANGTGDNQHNVVAETESSCQGSNNGSKNLEKKRKVLGNVSKKPTGGKPRGVRQRKWGKWAAEIRHPIQGVRIWLGTYNTAEEASEAYELKKMEFEALTAEKSQNAYCSSEDSEGVLSRNSPASVLEIDTTSNSQMNVSIENNVFNHDLGKNQAEKSNVEDSEVKECDVMPVLSSIVEEFQCEVDQGLDLQMDLGSSFVLNDFGELFDDFTAFDDLLVSHSFDGLERTDLPDFDFELGNEELAWIDEPINFSNMLPSSFVASN; from the coding sequence ATGTATTCAAATAGTAAGAATCCAATGTTGACTCAAAACCCTTTTTACCAAAAGCCAAAATCTGTGGCAACAAAAACTTTGAGAAAGGTTAGAGTAATTTGTTATGACCCTGATTTGACTGATTCTTCATCTGATGATGAAGAACTGAGTTGTTCGACGAAAGAGAGACCGAAAAAGAGAGTTATTCAGGAGATTAATTTGCCATTGAGGGCAAATGGTACCGGGGATAATCAGCACAATGTGGTTGCTGAGACTGAGAGTTCTTGTCAAGGGAGTAATAATGGAAGTAAAAACCTTGAGAAAAAGAGGAAGGTTTTAGGGAATGTGTCGAAAAAACCGACTGGGGGTAAGCCTAGGGGTGTTAGGCAGAGGAAATGGGGGAAATGGGCAGCTGAGATTCGACACCCGATTCAAGGTGTTAGGATTTGGTTGGGTACTTATAATACTGCTGAGGAAGCTTCTGAGGCTTATGAGCTTAAAAAGATGGAATTTGAAGCTCTAACTGCTGAGAAAAGCCAGAATGCTTATTGTTCTTCTGAGGATTCTGAGGGTGTCTTGTCTCGGAACTCTCCTGCTTCTGTGCTTGAGATTGATACTACTTCTAACTCACAAATGAATGTCAGTATCGAAAACAATGTGTTTAATCATGATTTAGGAAAGAATCAAGCTGAAAAATCTAATGTTGAGGATTCTGAGGTAAAGGAATGTGATGTTATGCCTGTATTGAGCTCGATTGTGGAGGAATTCCAATGTGAAGTTGATCAAGGCCTTGACTTGCAAATGGATCTTGGTTCATCATTCGTTCTGAACGATTTTGGTGAACTATTTGATGATTTTACTGCCTTCGACGATCTTCTAGTTAGTCACAGTTTTGATGGGCTTGAACGTACTGATCTTCCTGATTTCGACTTTGAGCTTGGGAACGAGGAGCTTGCTTGGATTGACGAACCTATCAATTTTAGCAACATGCTGCCCTCAAGTTTTGTAGCTAGTAATTAG
- the LOC141643953 gene encoding tetraketide alpha-pyrone reductase 2-like, which produces MRKYCVTGGTGLIASHLIKTLLHHGHFVRATVRDPEDETKVGFLRNMEGAKERLRLFEANLTVDGSFDEAVQGAYGVFHVASPVLSPRQNDDVQALIIDPIVKGTTNVLNSCLKSTTLTRIVLTSSCYAINQRDDALQISLCNESHWSDLDYCKRNNMWYAYAKTVAEEMAWKTAQENGLDLVVVHPSFVIGPLLNHQPSSTLKFLLDLIKGVHGGFQDRYVRFVHIDDVVAVHILAMEETKAEGRLICSSAVANWSEIIDMLKAKYPMYPYESMPIKENRDQSKHDLDTSKVMQLGFPGFKSIPEMFDDCIKSFQEKGLL; this is translated from the exons ATGAGAAAATACTGTGTAACAGGAGGCACTGGGTTAATAGCCTCTCACTTGATAAAGACTCTACTTCACCATGGCCACTTTGTCCGAGCTACCGTCCGTGATCCAG AGGATGAAACAAAAGTGGGGTTTCTAAGGAATATGGAAGGTGCTAAGGAGAGATTAAGGCTATTTGAAGCAAATCTCACAGTTGACGGAAGTTTTGATGAGGCTGTCCAAGGAGCTTATGGAGTTTTCCATGTTGCGTCTCCTGTTTTATCCCCTCGTCAAAACGACGACGTCCAA GCTTTGATAATTGATCCGATCGTGAAAGGCACAACAAATGTGCTCAATTCTTGCTTAAAGTCAACGACATTGACGAGGATTGTGTTGACTTCTTCTTGTTATGCTATTAATCAACGAGATGATGCCCTTCAAATCTCTCTTTGCAATGAATCTCATTGGAGTGACTTGGACTATTGCAAGCGTAACAAT ATGTGGTACGCATATGCAAAGACCGTAGCAGAGGAGATGGCATGGAAAACAGCCCAAGAAAATGGGCTTGATCTCGTGGTTGTGCATCCTTCTTTTGTGATCGGTCCCTTGCTCAATCATCAACCATCTAGCACCCTCAAATTTTTACTTGATCTTATCAAAG GTGTACATGGAGGATTTCAGGACAGATACGTTCGATTTGTTCACATAGATGATGTAGTTGCTGTTCATATATTAGCAATGGAGGAAACCAAAGCGGAAGGCAGATTAATTTGCTCAAGCGCGGTAGCAAATTGGTCTGAGATTATCGACATGCTTAAAGCCAAATATCCAATGTACCCATATGAAAGCAT GCCAATCAAGGAAAATAGAGATCAAAGCAAGCATGACTTGGACACTAGCAAGGTAATGCAATTAGGGTTCCCTGGATTCAAAAGCATCCCTGAAATGTTTGATGATTGCATCAAAAGCTTCCAAGAGAAGGGCCTTCTTTAA
- the LOC141643952 gene encoding tetraketide alpha-pyrone reductase 2-like yields MVEYCVTGGTGFIASYLITNLLQQGHTVCATVRDPENVEKVGFLLEMEGAKERLKLFKADLMVESSFDAAINGVDGVFHIASPVFMRRSNDDVHELLINSAIKGTLNVLNSCIKGGSVKRVVLTSSCSAIRCRDDVQQVSPLNESHWSDTDYCKRYNLWYAYAKTMAEKAAWEVAKNNGLDLVVVNPSFVVGQLLSPQPTSTLDVILSITKGARGEYPRTTWGFVHIDDVIAAHILAMEETKASGRLVCSGSVAEWSDIIKMLKAKYPMYPFEEKPSNLEGNNNPHSMDCRKIMELGFPGFKTIPQMFDDCIKSFQEKGFL; encoded by the exons ATGGTGGAATACTGTGTAACTGGTGGAACTGGCTTCATAGCATCATACTTAATCACGAACTTACTTCAGCAAGGCCACACTGTCTGTGCTACTGTCAGAGACCCTG AAAATGTGGAAAAGGTGGGATTTTTACTGGAAATGGAAGGAGCAAAGGAAAGGCTTAAGCTTTTTAAAGCTGATTTAATGGTGGAATCAAGTTTTGATGCTGCCATTAATGGTGTTGATGGAGTTTTCCACATTGCTTCTCCTGTCTTCATGCGTCGCTCTAATGATGATGTTCAT GAACTCCTAATCAACTCAGCTATAAAAGGGACCCTAAATGTACTAAATTCGTGCATAAAGGGAGGAAGCGTGAAGAGGGTAGTACTCACTTCATCGTGCTCTGCCATTCGGTGCCGTGATGATGTCCAACAAGTGTCTCCTCTAAATGAGTCTCATTGGAGTGATACAGACTACTGCAAGCGCTATAAT CTGTGGTATGCATATGCGAAGACAATGGCGGAGAAGGCAGCATGGGAGGTAGCTAAAAACAATGGCCTTGATCTAGTTGTTGTCAATCCATCTTTTGTTGTTGGTCAGTTGCTATCTCCACAGCCAACCAGCACTCTCGATGTTATACTGTCAATTACAAAAG gtGCTCGAGGAGAGTACCCGAGAACTACATGGGGATTTGTTCACATTGATGATGTCATTGCCGCTCACATTTTAGCCATGGAGGAAACAAAAGCATCAGGGCGATTAGTTTGCTCGGGTTCAGTTGCCGAGTGGTCAGATATCATCAAGATGCTCAAGGCTAAGTATCCGATGTACCCTTTTGAAGAGAA GCCAAGTAACCTAGAAGGAAACAACAACCCACATAGCATGGACTGCAGGAAGATAATGGAGCTCGGATTTCCTGGTTTCAAAACCATTCCTCAAATGTTCGATGATTGCATCAAAAGCTTTCAAGAGAAAGGGTTTCTGTAA
- the LOC141643947 gene encoding alpha-xylosidase 1 — translation MSSLLFPIKPSPILSSFKLLLLCVLILITFSNLNGISATNSPNLPSSKNSSSVPTKIGNGYRLVSIEETSDGGFLAYLQVKKKNNIYGNDIPSLRLFVKHETAERLRVQITDADKPRWEVPYELLPREKAPPLKQPISKSRKLPISVSKISGNELIFSYTADPFTFSVKRKSDGQTLFDTTSTGSDPFSSLVFKDQYLEISTKLPKDASLYGLGENTQPHGIKLYPNDPYTLYTMDVSAINLNTDLYGSHPVYMDLRNVGGVPYAHGVLLLNSNGMDVFYRGNSLTYKVIGGVFDFYFFVGPSPLDVVNQYTSLIGRPAPMPYWAFGFHQCRWGYHNLSVVEDVVENYKKAEIPLDVIWTDDDHMDGKKDFTLNPTNFPRPQLLAFLDKIHARGMKYVVIVDPGISVNASYGVHQRGMANDVFIKYEGKPYLAQVWPGAVNFPDFLNPKTVSWWVDEIKRFHELFPIDGLWIDMNEVSNFCSGLCTIPEGKICPTGTGPGWICCLDCKNITKTRWDEPPYKINATGTSAPIGFKTIATSAVHYNGVLEYDAHSLYGFSQTIATHKGLQALEGKRPFILTRSTYVGSGQYAAHWTGDNQGTWNDLRYSISTMLNFGIFGVPMVGSDICGFYPQPTEELCNRWIELGAFYPFSRDHANYYSPRQELYVWDSVAKSGRNALAMRYKLLPYLYTLSYEAHSTGAPIARPLFFTFTNYTDCYGLSTQFLLGSGLMVSPVLEQGATTVKALFPPGSWYSVFDMSQTVVSTSGKYVTLDAPLNVVNVHLYQNMIVPMQEGGLTTKEARATPYHLVVTFPAGAIQGEAKGNLFVDDDELPEMKLGGGSSTYVDFYATVDHNMVKLWSEVQDGKFALDKGWAIGKVTVMGLGGTPTRVDIKLDGIEPTGVSDVFSNASEQIYSEDSDIDGEMKSVMVQISGLSLPIGKNFAMSWKMGM, via the exons ATGTCTTCATTACTCTTTCCAATAAAACCTTCTCCAATATTATCTTcatttaaattattattattatgtgtgTTAATTTTAATTACTTTTAGTAATTTAAATGGAATTTCAGCAACAAATTCACCTAATTTACCCTCTTCTAAAAATTCTTCAAGTGTTCCTACTAAAATTGGTAATGGTTATCGTTTGGTTTCCATTGAAGAAACTTCTGATGGTGGATTTTTAGCTTATTTGCAAgttaaaaagaaaaataatatttatGGGAATGATATTCCTTCTTTGCGCCTCTTTGTCAA GCATGAAACAGCTGAAAGATTGAGAGTACAAATAACAGATGCAGATAAACCAAGATGGGAAGTACCCTATGAATTATTACCAAGAGAAAAAGCACCTCCATTAAAACAACCAATTTCAAAATCAAGAAAACTCCCAATTTCCGTctcaaaaatctccggaaatgaACTCATATTCAGTTACACAGCCGACCCGTTTACCTTTTCGGTTAAACGAAAGTCCGATGGACAAACCCTTTTCGATACAACATCAACCGGATCCGACCCGTTTAGTAGTTTGGTATTTAAGGACCAATATCTTGAAATATCAACTAAGTTACCTAAGGATGCATCATTATATGGTCTAGGTGAAAATACACAACCACATGGGATTAAATTATATCCAAATGACCCTTATACCCTTTATACGATGGACGTATCGGCTATTAATCTTAATACGGATTTATACGGGTCGCATCCGGTTTATATGGATTTAAGGAATGTGGGTGGGGTACCCTATGCTCATGGTGTGTTGTTGTTGAATAGTAATGGGATGGATGTTTTTTACCGTGGGAATTCACTGACTTATAAGGTTATTGGTGGTGTTTTTGATTTTTACTTCTTTGTGGGTCCCTCACCTCTTGATGTTGTTAATCAGTATACTAGCTTGATTGGTCGTCCTGCTCCTATGCCTTACTGGGCTTTTG GTTTTCACCAATGCAGATGGGGTTACCATAATCTCTCAGTCGTCGAGGATGTAGTCGAGAACTACAAAAAGGCAGAAATACCATTGGATGTCATTTGGACTGATGACGATCACATGGACGGTAAAAAGGACTTCACCCTGAATCCTACAAATTTCCCTCGCCCACAGCTGCTGGCTTTCTTGGACAAGATACATGCTCGAGGGATGAAGTATGTGGTCATCGTTGACCCTGGCATTTCAGTCAACGCTAGTTACGGTGTACACCAAAGAGGCATGGCTAACGACGTTTTCATAAAGTATGAAGGGAAGCCCTACCTAGCTCAGGTTTGGCCTGGTGCAGTCAACTTCCCTGATTTCCTCAATCCCAAAACCGTCTCCTGGTGGGTGGATGAAATCAAACGGTTCCATGAACTCTTCCCAATTGATGGCCTATGGATTGACATGAATGAGGTCTCAAATTTTTGTTCAGGGCTATGCACGATTCCCGAGGGGAAGATATGTCCAACTGGCACGGGTCCTGGTTGGATTTGCTGTTTGGACTGTAAGAACATTACAAAAACACGGTGGGACGAGCCGCCTTACAAGATTAATGCTACTGGAACATCTGCCCCTATTGGGTTCAAAACTATTGCCACTAGTGCTGTTCATTACAATGGTGTCTTGGAATATGATGCTCACAGTTTGTACGGTTTCTCGCAAACTATTGCCACTCATAAAGGCCTTCAAGCACTTGAAGGTAAGAGGCCCTTTATATTAACTCGTTCGACTTACGTGGGGTCTGGACAGTATGCTGCTCATTGGACTGGTGATAATCAGGGGACTTGGAATGATCTAAGGTATTCAATTTCGACCATGTTAAATTTCGGTATATTTGGAGTTCCAATGGTTGGTTCCGACATTTGTGGATTTTACCCTCAACCTACTGAAGAACTTTGCAACCGTTGGATCGAGTTGGGTGCTTTTTACCCGTTTTCTCGAGACCATGCTAACTATTATTCACCTCGACAAGAACTTTATGTCTGGGATTCGGTTGCTAAGTCTGGTCGAAATGCCCTAGCCATGAGGTATAAGCTCCTTCCGTATCTTTACACCTTAAGCTACGAGGCACATTCTACTGGTGCGCCCATTGCACGACCTCTATTCTTCACGTTCACCAACTACACTGATTGTTACGGGTTAAGCACACAGTTCTTGCTCGGAAGTGGTCTCATGGTCTCACCGGTTCTAGAGCAGGGTGCTACGACTGTCAAGGCGTTATTTCCTCCTGGTTCATGGTACAGTGTGTTCGATATGTCTCAGACCGTTGTTTCTACTTCTGGAAAGTACGTCACACTTGACGCGCCATTGAACGTAGTCAACGTCCATTTATATCAAAACATGATTGTTCCGATGCAAGAAGGCGGTTTGACCACTAAAGAAGCGAGAGCAACACCATATCATCTCGTGGTGACCTTTCCAGCTGGGGCCATCCAAGGAGAAGCCAAAGGAAATCTCTTCGTAGACGATGACGAGCTCCCAGAAATGAAACTCGGAGGTGGGTCTTCAACCTATGTCGACTTCTACGCGACTGTTGATCATAACATGGTCAAACTTTGGTCAGAAGTACAAGATGGCAAGTTTGCCTTAGACAAAGGATGGGCTATTGGGAAGGTAACCGTGATGGGTTTGGGTGGAACTCCTACCAGAGTCGACATAAAACTCGATGGAATTGAACCAACAGGTGTTTCAGACGTGTTTTCAAACGCGTCGGAGCAAATTTACAGTGAAGATTCCGATATAGACGGGGAAATGAAGAGTGTGATGGTACAAATCAGTGGACTTTCTCTGCCAATTGGGAAGAATTTTGCAATGTCCTGGAAAATGGGCATGTAA
- the LOC141643954 gene encoding tetraketide alpha-pyrone reductase 2-like: MVEYCVTGGTGFIASYLIKHLLQQGHTVRATVRDPENVEKLGFLLEMEGAKERLKLFKADLMVEASFDAAINGVDGVFHIASPVFMRRSNDDVHERLINSAIKGTLNVLNSCIKGRSVKRVVLTSSCSAIRCRDDVQQVSPLNESHWSDTDYCKRYNLWYAYAKTMAEKAAWEVAKNNGLDLVVVNPSFVVGPLLSPQPTSTLDVILSITKGARGEYPRTTWGFVHIDDVIAAHILAMEETKASGRLVCSGSVAEWSDIIKMLKAKYPMYPFEDRPSNLEGNNNPHSMDCRKIMELGFPGFKTIPQMFDDCIRSFQEKGFL, from the exons ATGGTGGAATACTGTGTAACTGGTGGAACTGGGTTCATAGCATCATACTTAATCAAGCACTTACTTCAGCAAGGCCACACTGTTCGTGCTACTGTCAGAGATCCTG AAAATGTGGAAAAGTTGGGATTTTTACTGGAAATGGAAGGTGCAAAGGAAAGGCTTAAGCTGTTTAAAGCTGATTTAATGGTGGAAGCAAGTTTTGATGCTGCCATTAATGGTGTTGATGGAGTTTTCCACATTGCTTCTCCTGTCTTCATGCGTCGCTCTAATGATGATGTTCAT GAACGCCTAATCAACTCAGCTATAAAAGGGACCTTAAATGTACTAAATTCGTGCATAAAGGGACGAAGCGTGAAGAGGGTAGTACTCACTTCATCGTGCTCTGCCATTCGCTGCCGTGATGATGTCCAACAAGTGTCTCCTCTAAATGAGTCTCATTGGAGTGATACAGACTACTGCAAGCGCTATAAT CTGTGGTATGCATATGCGAAGACAATGGCGGAGAAGGCAGCATGGGAAGTAGCTAAAAACAATGGCCTTGATCTAGTTGTTGTCAATCCATCTTTTGTTGTTGGTCCGTTGCTATCTCCACAGCCAACCAGCACTCTCGATGTTATACTGTCAATTACAAAAG gtGCTCGAGGAGAGTACCCGAGAACAACTTGGGGATTTGTTCACATTGATGATGTGATTGCCGCTCACATTTTAGCCATGGAGGAAACAAAAGCATCAGGGCGATTAGTTTGCTCGGGTTCAGTTGCCGAGTGGTCAGATATCATCAAGATGCTCAAGGCTAAGTATCCAATGTACCCTTTTGAAGATAG GCCAAGTAACTTAGAAGGAAACAACAACCCACATAGCATGGACTGCAGGAAGATAATGGAGCTCGGATTTCCTGGTTTCAAAACCATTCCTCAAATGTTCGACGATTGCATCAGAAGCTTTCAAGAGAAAGGGTTTCTGTAA